AGCAACCCGCTTACTGTGCCTGAGGACCCCGACGCCCTGAGGATCACTCCACGACCCCGCACGGTTACGTCTGCTCAGGCAGCCTGACGATCTAGACTAGGGCTTGCTGTCTGCTGAGCAGGCACGCAAGTCGCTGGCAGCTACTGAAATAGGACCAGTCCAAACTGAGACATTGAAAACGTCACAGAAGATTTTAAAGACAGGGACATAAAATGTCTCCTTACGACTTTTCGTTGTATTTTTTCTGAACAGCACTATAAACCTAGAGGCGTCAGGAATTCTTAAAGGAATGAACGAAACTGCCCACCGCCTCCGTTAGGCATCAGAAAATGACCTGGCATTAGCCACATTGACTTCCTGTGGTTGAGGCAAGCGAGCTGTGGTCCCCAGGACAGACCTGGGCCTGACTACAGAGCCCGATGCTGGGAACAGCTCTACAGGAAATCAGTCacgttcattcattcacacaccgAGAGAGACTGAGAGGAAATAAGCCGGCTTAAGAATCCAAGGCGCTCACCATGGCCCACCCTGCTGCCCAGGGGCAGCCCCACCGTGAGGGGAGAGGCCTGCAGACCACCGCAGCCTCCTCACCCTCCCACCTCTGAGTCCAGCCCCCTCGCTCTGCCCGGCGGTTGCGGCCTCTGGCACAGGCCTTCCACACACTGGCCCGCCTAGCGGCCTCCACCGGCCTCTCTGACGTCACCTGCACTTGGATGCCCCTGAGACGCTCGACCCCCCACGCTCCTCCTGGAGTGCCCCACAGAACCCTGCCAGAGAACCCGGCTCGCAGGAGCACGGCGAGGGCCCTCGGTCAGCACCCTCACCGCACCATCCGCCACAGGCACTGGCCTCCGCGCCCTGGCCGGCCCCCCCACGGGGAGGGGCTGAGGGCTCCCGGACGCCTGAAGACGGGGCCCCATCGGCCTCGGGGCTGGCACTCACCGGTTGAGCTCGTGGACCATGGACGTCTCTCGGTGGCCCCGCATCACCATCTGCTGCTCCTTCAGCTGCTTTGCAACCTGTGTGACGCCCACCCGGGGGGACGACGTGAGTCCAGGCCCAGGCAGACACTTGGCGTGCTATCAGACGCAGGCGCCCCCGGCACCCGCACGCACGGTGAGACCGCGCCCAGGAGGCGGGACGGAAAGCCTAGTCTGCTCTGCCTGCTGCTCCCCAGACGAGCACAGGTTCATCTATCCGGGTCCGGCCACGGTCGCTAACGCTTTGGAACTGGGCCTAGCAAGGACTAACTGCCACGTGTGTTCACAGGCCCATCCCAGGAGGAGGGCCAAGCCAAGCCCCCTCACTCCAGCCGCAAGCGAGGATGCTGGTTCTGCATCAACCACCTCCCAGAGACTGCAACTCCTACTCACGTCCTTGGCGGAGGAGCCCGAGACCTCGATCCACGTCTTGGAGAAGAAGGCGCAGGAGCCCAGCATGAACACGATGTACACCACGGCGTGGACGGGGTCTTCCAAGACAGAGCCGAACGACTCGGGCGGGGACAGGTAGTAGCAGAGGCCCCCCACGGGGTAGGCCCGCGCCGGCCCGCCGGAGGAGGTGTCCTGGGGGGATTTCGGGGAGTGGTGAGCGCCGCCCGTCACCCCACCTCAGCACAGAAACAGCTCTGAGAGGGGCCCTCGGGGCAGCTGTCCCACCCAGAAGAAGCGTCACTGAGCCTGTGCCAGGCTCTAGAGAGCATCGCAGGCGAAACGACGCTGGCCGTGAGCACGGCCCACGGCGCCAGCATGGCCCAGCCACAGCCTCACCCGCGCCCGGCCCCTCACGGGCTCCTGGGCCGCCGCACTTACAGACCAGGTGCCCAGCAGGCTGACCAGCAGGTTGCCACTGAAGCGGGCGGACAGCATCTGGGAGATGACGTACAGGTTGGACACGAGGGCGGACTGCAGGATGATGGGGATGTTGGACGTGTAGAAGAGCTTGATGGGGTAGGTGTTGTACTGGCCCCGGTACCGGGCCGACTTGATGGGCAGGTCGACGCGGAAGCCCTGAGGAGCCAAGCAGGAGCCAGGTTCTCACCCCGCGCTCGGGCCTCCACGCCCCGCCCCACCCGCCACACTCAGGAGCAAACGGACGGAGGGTCCAGAAAAGCTGCTTAAGATGCACCAAGCACAGCAGGGCCTCCGCCAGGAAACGAGGCCCAGCGCCACAGGGACACCATCGTGGGACACCCCCAAGTGCCATCAGCGGCTGGCCGTGCCCCCGCTTCCACGGCAGCCCCGGAGGCCCCACACCCACAGCAGGGCCTCTGCCAGGAAACAAGGTCCAGCGCCACAGGGACACCAGCGTGGGACACCCCCCAGTGCCATCAGCGGCTGGCCGTGTCCCCGCTTCCACGGCAGCCCCGGCGGCCCCACACCCACAGCGCCCTTCTCGGATGCCTCACTCACTGCAGAAAAGCCTGGCTTCTCTACTTTCCTAGGAATACAACCTTTCCCTCTGAAACccttggaaaataaaaagggCTTCCTATAtgtacttgtttttgttttctttttaaaccacctcccagtgcctagaacagagttcagaatatgtaaaataaaacctCAACAATCAAACCCCAAGACCCCGAGGAGCTAGCTTGTCATTAACCAGCATCAGCTAACGGAGCAGACGTGCTCAGTCCTCAGCACCTGGTGGCATAAACACCTGTGTGTCAGGACAGAGCGACTGACCAAAGACGAGACACGAGTCCAACTCCAGGAAAGCAACAGGCAGCTGAGCCTCCTGTCCAGAAGCAAGTCACGCAGACTCACCGCGTAAGAGCTGACAGCTCTCGCAAGGACAAGGCAGCCGCGCCACAGGCACCTACACACCGGGTAAGCGGCAGGCCTGAGGCTGCGCTTACTCTCACTTCTCTTGAATTAAGACCTGAAACGTCAGAGCTGCCTCAGCTCGTTAGTTCGGGCAGGTTCCCGTGAGCCCACGGGGCCCCTCCGTCAAAAGCCGGCTGCCCGTGGCACTGGTACGCGTGCTTCACGCCGCCCTGGGGTGTGGGCACGGGGATGCAGGCCCCCCTGACTCCCCAGGGCCGGTTCTGGACGCACCTGGAAATAGATGACCACCGCAAAGACAAAGATGGTGGCGATGAGGTTCATGAGGTTGGGGAGGTTCTGGCGGTAGAACGCCTCCCGCAGGGCTCGGACCTTGTCGGTGCGGGTGGCCAGCAGGTGGAACAGCGCGATGATGGCGCCCTCGAACTCCATTCCTGTTAcggtgggggagagggggcagCTCAGGGCGGCCCCAGGCATGCTAGCGGCCGGAGGAGAGCTCAGGGCGGCCCCGAGCATGCTGGTGGCCGGAGAGGACCTCAGGGGGCCCTGGGCATCCTGGTGGCCGGAGGAGCTCAGGGCGGCCCTGGGCATCCCGGTGGCCGGAGTAGCTCAGGGTGGCCCTGGGCATCCCGGTGGCCGGAGTGGAGCTCAGGGCGGCCCCGGGCATCCCGGTGGCCGGAGTGGAGCTCAGGGCGGCCCCGAGCATCCTGGCAGCCAAGGGTGCGGCCAGGATCTAAGCTCAGCTTGTGAGCACCCACATCCCTGCCTCTTTTACAAAGCTGCTCCTTGCAGAGGCTGGAAGCACCTGGGtgtccaccagggaaggcctgctgGGAGAGCTGCCCTGCCCATGCAGTGATGGCCAGGCGGTGCTGAGTGAGGGGGGGCTGGCTGTACTGGGGGGCCAGTGTTTGCAATGTGCTCTCTAGGTGAAATATGCAACTGACACATTGGTGTCAGCAAAAACCTGTATCTTCAAAACCTTTACAGATACACGCACAGAAAAATCAGAAGCGATGTACCTAAAACTGATCTTCCCTGAAACGGGGACGCGCGTGCTGCTCACGGAACCCCACCCACGGGCACCTCGCCCCTGAAATGGGGGCGCGCGTGCTGCTCACGGAACCCGCCACGGGCGCGGGGCCTCACCTCGGCCGGTGTTCACGGTGGTGGGGCTGAACGCCTTCCACACGATGGTCTCGCAGATGTTTGTGGCGATGAACAGGGAGATCCCAGAGCCCAGGCCGTACCCCTTTTGCAGAAGTTCGTCCAGAAGCAGAACAATCAGGCCAGCCACAAAGAGCTGtcagtataaaaataaacaagtacagACACGGAAAGAGACCGCATGAGTGCTCCCACAGCATGGGTGCTCCCACAGCATGAGTGCTCCCACAGCATGGCTCTGCCCTTCCTTGGGAGCTGGCTTCTCTGATGGGAACCCCTGAAGGCAGAGGGCACGCCTGCCGTGGGAGGCTCCTCTGTGAACTCAGAAGGGAACACGGGGCCCGGGCCTCTTCTCAGGAAGCTTCTCTCGGCCTGCCTCAGTTCTGCTGTCTGGCCGGGGCAGGTGTGAGGGTGCCTCAGCCTCGGTGCCAGCCCAGCGTTACCTGTATGGTGATGAGCAGGCAGACTCCGGCGCCCATCTCGGACGGGTCCCCGTACATCCCCGTCATCACGTACACGATAGACTGCCCGATGGTGATGGTCATGCCGAACACTGCAGACGGAAGGACAGCTGTGTGCTCAGGGCCAGCACGCGGTCCTGGAGGACACGGTGACCCAGACGCCAGCTCCACGCCAGGAGGACAAAGGTGAGGACCACAGACGCTGCCCCCAGGGAGCTCAGCCAGGAAATGCTCGAACCACACCGACAAAGCGACAGCGATGCACGGTAACTCAAACTCGGGACAGAAGCTCGTGGGCTCTCTTAGTTCCACCTCCGCCTCGTGCATCTCCTTTCAGTGAGGGCGGGGGAAAGCCCTGAAGCGTCACCACCCAGCTTCTTAGGGCAGACGTGAACACAACTCAGGTACGACCCCAACCTGCACACCACACTGAGGCCATCGTCTGGGCCCAGGCTCCAGGAGCACTTGCCCAGGCCACCAACAGGCTCGCGCTTCAGGGCACAGAATACAACTCGGCGATCAGCTGAGCCTTCCCAGTTTGTATTTAATGCATTATTTTAGGGAAAACCTATCATGCCACCAATTCGCTCAGCCCGCTCCCCCGCCACACAGCTCTCCCGGAGCTCTCCTAGAGGAGGCTTTCCTTTTTACAGACAGTCTTGTGTCCTGTATCATTCACTACATTCCCCCGGGATGCACAACGGAATCTACGCTTTTTTGTTGGATTCCACGGTACTTCGTGGATCTTACAGTATGGGACTGGGATTCAACTCCAGCTTTTCGGCTTAGTCTGCCGCCCCCACCAAAATATATACATTCTACTCCAAAGTGCCTGTCATATGTAGTccctttttgactttttaaaagtgctCAATAAGACCAAATTCTTAAGgcaaaaaaagagcagaaaaaaatttttttattaagtcCAAGACCAAAGAGAAAACAGCTGATCTATAGTTCCGAAAAATAacgcacatatatattttaagatcCTGCTCTGTGTCTGAAACTGACAAGTTTAAACTAGATTAGTCTTTCGTGCTCAACTTTTTAACCTACTAACTTCAGATCTTAAAACATGCTGGAGTGGAAGGAGATACGGCTGGGTAGGAAAGTGTAATTATCATTTCCTGATTAATACCTATTCAATCCACAGTCAGGCTTAACTTGGTTAATTCTGATGACTGGTCATTGTTACGAGTGCCGCTTATGATTTACTACTTGGAAAATATCATCATCCCCgtttttacaggtgaagaaactgggaCACGAGCTGCAACTCACTGCCCAGCGCCGCGCAGCTGGTGCACGCGCCGCCCAGAGCCACGCAGCTGGTGCACATGCCGCCCAGCGTCGCACAGCTGGTACACGCAGCTAAGCTGAGAGACCATCATTCCTCTAAAGCAAATCCTCGTAAACTCCCACAAGAGAAAAACCACCCCGCCAGGTACCACCACTGGCAAGGCACTCACCGGTTTTTTACACACAACATTCAACTGAATTCTTAGCATAGCTCTGCTTCTAAGTGGAAAGACAGGGAGATGGTGGAGGGCGGGCCCTCCAGGCTTGGGCAGCGACGCCCTTCCTCTGCCTGCTCCAGCCCGTCCCAAGTGCCCTCATGCCAACACAAGGCCACACAGGGCTGGAGGGCCGAGAGGATTACAGCAATGATGCCCCGACTCCTGCCAAAGACAGCCAACCCCGCCCCCTGAAAAACCCCAAGCCAATTGTTGATGACCCAAACTTCGTAGCAAATTCAAATTCTCAACTACAGACATCTGAACATCATTTACAATCCCACTTACATTTTTGGGCTCCGTTGAAGAGGGCTCGGTCTTTCGGGGTGTCACCAACCTCAATTATTTTGGCGCCAGCCAAGAGCTGCATGATGAGGCCGGAGGTGACGATGGGCGAGATGCCCAGCTCCATCAGCGTGCCTTAGGAAGGGGGGCAAAACACAGCTGACGTCAGTGTGGAGAAGCAAGATGCTGGTGAGAAAATGACCGCACACCACTGGACTGTGCGCCCCAGCAGAAGCCCAGCGTGCTTCAGTCTGCCAGCACATTTCATTCAGAGAACAGCCCCCAGATTTCAGCAGTTAGAGGGCAAGTCAATCCATTCTGTTCAGTCTGCCAGGTGACATTCTCTTTAGAAGTCACATGGCATTTAAACCGATTGCTACATTTAAATTCACGAAAACAGGTTCACGCTGGTTGTACAGAGATAAGGTAGGTTTGACTCTTCATCAGTTAACAAAAAAGGATGACGTTAGAATACTTTCCAGAGCCTGGAGATGAGGGCCATACAACTGTATCTAGTTTCGAGTAGACCTCTACTCCATCACACTAAAGCAAGCTATGCTTCCAACTGATTTACAACTTAATGTGAACCATGTTTTTAAAACGAGTCAGTCAGAAGCAGTAGCAGCATAAACATTCAAAACGCCCCTCACCCCAAACAGGCGACTGTTTAGAGTGTACAGCACACTGCTTATGCATTTACTTCTTTGGACACGTCACGTGACCTGTAGATGCGGACAAGACACAGCTGAGAAACAAACTGCATATTCTAAAGAATGCTATCCAACAGGAGAAAGACAGGCCGTCATTCCAGCTGCTTCAAAAGCATTCTAGTCTTCGCACATTATTTAGAAATCTCTACCATGCAGACTTACCTTCTTGTTACAGGTTTTGCACCGCATACAAAGCAGTTCTGAACAGGGTGACATGCTGGGTGCGGAACCCAGCACTCACCAGGGCTCTGTTTAGCACAGCATGCGAACACTCTCTCCAGACACTCTGGACTCCATCTAAAGCCAAGCCTGTACTATAGCTGCAGGCAGCCAGTCAAGCCCACGCAGCACGGGGGGCAGGGGGCCAGCCTACCTCTGTTGGAGGCGAGGATCACCCTCATCCAGTAGAAAGGGTCAGCTGAGTCTGAAGACATGATTCCAAACAGGGGGATCTGGAAGCAAGCAGAGAGGAGCCAGGCACGTGCTCCCGGCCCCCCACGCCACACCCAGACCCCGGACCCCAGCCCGCGGACCCCGCCCAGCCTACCTGGCAGCACACCAGGAAGATGAAGAGGGTGATGGCGGTCCAGAGCACCTTCTCCTTGAACTGGATCTGCAGCAGGCAGAGCGGGCCAGGACGCGAGTTACCCTCAGAGCAGAGCGAGCCCAGACGGCAAGGCCGCCACAAGCAGAGCAACGGAAGTGGGCTCCGCTCCATGCCTTGCTCTGCTCACAGGAAAGCAAGGCGCAGACACTCCACACTACGCCCAAATGGGAGTGTGCGTGCTGCATGCCttctgtgcacacgtgtgtgcgtgcgtgctcagtcacagccaactctttgtgatcccacggaatgtagtccgccaggctcctctggccatggaatctccaggcaagaacactggagtgggttgccatttccccctccaggggatcttcctgacccagggatcaaactcacgtctcccaggttgcagggagactctttaccacggagccacctgggaagcctttctgCAGATAAGGCACAGATGCAAAGACTTGCATGTGCATCATCTCGTTTAATCTTCACACAACGTCATGTTATCCTTGCTTTTACAAGAAAACTGAGTTTTAGAaaaatagacttccctggtggctcagatggtaaagcctctccCTCTGcatacaatgagggagacccgggttcagtccctgggttgggaagatcccctggagaagggaatggcaacccattccagtactcttgcctggaaaatcccatggacggaggagcctgatagattacagtccatggggtcgcagagagtcaggcacaaccgagcaacttcactctcacatTTGTCTCAGATCCCACAGCTGTCGTGGATTTGAGCTCAAAGCCTGCGCTCTGAACCGTCAGCAATGAACAGTGTAGGATCTGAACCACAATCAAAGAAATGCTGCAACAGAAAGAGATCCCTAAACCAGACCTGCCCACAGCACAGGAGCGTCACTCCTCACTTTAAAGGGTTTTGTAATGGACAAAATCCTGCTATGCTGGAGTCAACTAATCTGCAACCCGCGTTTCTTTGCGTTTTCTCCAGTATTCTCCAGGAATTAAGGATAAGACGATGTAATACACACTGGAGGAGCAGGGAGAACGGCACATTCAACCGACTCACTAGCTACTGGTAGCGTCTGTTTAACCAGTTTCCACGTCTCCTCAGGTGTGTAAGGTGATAGGGGACGACTCAGAATCATTTTCCAGGCGACTGAGAAGCAGCATCGGGGAAGCTGAGACACCTGCCCAAGCCCCCTCTGCTCTGAAACCGAAGGTCTTCATCGCACCTGCAGGCTGCACGGCAAGGATGAACGGCTCTAAAGGCTTAGGAAACACAGGACTTACTCTGTGGACTAAGATCTCAACACAGAAACACCTTGTGAGTGAAGGTAGTAAGGAAACAAAAGTGTGTTCTTTAAAGACACTTTTTAAGCTTTGTTCTAAGTGAGCACTGAGCCGGAGTCACGGCTCTCTGGTTAGCTCAGGGCTACAGCGCCTCTGCGCCGCCCGCTGTGGACAGGGCTCGACAGGACAACCGCGCCACGGTGGGGAGATCGGACACTGAGGCACTCCACGTGCAGCTGGGGCATCCACAGAACTCTTCCTCTTGAGAATGCTCCCCGCGCCCCTTCCCACCGGGAAATCAGGAGGCAGCCAAGGAAAGCAACACCCTGTCAGGCTGATGGGTCACATAACAAGCTAGAAACGATTCTTTACAGGGAAAGACAGTGGACAAGTTTTACAGGACTCCTCATTCTAAATAACCAAGTCTCGTCTCCTGGAAGCAGCCAAATTCAGCAGCAAGACATCAAAACTGTTTATCCTAGTTTTGCCTCCCCTACCTCTGGAGTTCAGTCTCTTGGCAGAATCCTCTCAACCTCGACCCTACCCCAAAGCAATTTTCTAATCTGTCTGGCTCCCTGCCCACCCTTTTTGCTCTATCAATACGGAACACCCTCCCACCGACTGGTCTTCTCTCCCTTAGCAGACTCCATACTCCTGATGCCATGagaattcctttcctttccttcaaggacacttctcttctgccttcaaggCTGCCATCAGACACAATGTCTTCCACGGCTCACCCCTTCTGGAGCCACTGCCGTACCTCGCGCAGATTTCTACTGCTCTCCCACCACACTCAGCTACACACAAGGCCAAGGTCACACATGAAGAGGCTGAGTGAGGGTGGATCCCCGGGGAGCCTGCCTCCAGAGCCAGGCCCTTTCTACTGTgctgggaacacacacacacacacacacctttgcaTATCAGCCCCTCAAAGCCAGCACATCCGTGGAGGAGACGCAAAGAATGTGAGGACAAAAACATATTCCTACTAATTCTCCCCAAGAACCAGATGAAGCTGTTCTTCCTTGTTTAACGGCTTCGCTTACACTGGCAACTCTCACTGTTTGGGCCTGAAGCTGTGCACGTGCAAAAATTCTTGATAAAGAGTCAACAGAGCTCCACACGTCTTTACAGCAGGTTTTCATGGACCTGATGTAAAGACACGGGTCACAATATGCCCTCATTCTCAGTTCAGTGAGGGCACACGGAGAAGGGGCAGACTCAGTTACACATAGCCAAGTGACTGCTCTCAACTCCTTGCAGCAGCTGGACAAAAAGCGCATCTCCAGGAAGGGGGACAGCCGGCGATCCGCTGCCGCTGGagcgggagga
This region of Bos indicus isolate NIAB-ARS_2022 breed Sahiwal x Tharparkar chromosome 22, NIAB-ARS_B.indTharparkar_mat_pri_1.0, whole genome shotgun sequence genomic DNA includes:
- the SEC61A1 gene encoding protein transport protein Sec61 subunit alpha, producing MGIKFLEVIKPFCVILPEIQKPERKIQFKEKVLWTAITLFIFLVCCQIPLFGIMSSDSADPFYWMRVILASNRGTLMELGISPIVTSGLIMQLLAGAKIIEVGDTPKDRALFNGAQKLFGMTITIGQSIVYVMTGMYGDPSEMGAGVCLLITIQLFVAGLIVLLLDELLQKGYGLGSGISLFIATNICETIVWKAFSPTTVNTGRGMEFEGAIIALFHLLATRTDKVRALREAFYRQNLPNLMNLIATIFVFAVVIYFQGFRVDLPIKSARYRGQYNTYPIKLFYTSNIPIILQSALVSNLYVISQMLSARFSGNLLVSLLGTWSDTSSGGPARAYPVGGLCYYLSPPESFGSVLEDPVHAVVYIVFMLGSCAFFSKTWIEVSGSSAKDVAKQLKEQQMVMRGHRETSMVHELNRYIPTAAAFGGLCIGALSVLADFLGAIGSGTGILLAVTIIYQYFEIFVKEQSEVGSMGALLF